Genomic window (Corynebacterium simulans):
CCCATCGGCGTGGGCATCTTGAACAACAAGCACAAGGCCACTGGTGAGGTTTCCCAAGCGGCCGTGGACTCAATGACCACGCTCAACCGCGAGGCCTCCCGTGCAGCAGTTGAGGCTGGCATTTCTGCAGCTACCGACGTCACCGGCTTTGGCTTGTTGGGTCACCTCTACAAGATGATGCGCGCCTCCGGGGTCGCTGCTGAGCTCGACTTCAGCGCTGTGCCTGCAGTCGAGGGTGCAAAGGAAGCGCTGGCCGAGGGCTTTATCCCCGGTGGCTCCCGCCGCAACCTGGACTGGGTCCGCCCACATCTAACCAACGAGGCTGGCCTGAGCGAAGAAGAGCTGGTCTTCCTCGCTGATGCACAGACTTCCGGCGGTCTGCTGCTCATCGGTGAGGTACCTGGCTACCCGGTCATCGGACGCACCGTGGCTCACGATGGTTCTGAGGACAGCACCTTCATCACCATCAAGTAAGACTGCGGTTTCAGCCGTGGCCTGCTGGACCGTCTAGGCCTTCTTCTTAAACAGGCGTGATACCCACCCGGACTTTTCCGCGGTGGGGTGCGTGCCGAGGATCTTCTCGCCCCGTCGGAACACGAACGTCATGCGCGCGCCCTCGCGGGTGGGCTCACCGATGAGCTCGTGGCCCGCTGCTGTGGCGTCATCCGGCACGTTGCGATAAGCCTGCGGGCAATCAGTGGTTACTTCCAGGATCTGCCCCGGCTTGAGGCCATGCAATGCCTCCAATGTGTGAATGACCGGGTACGGGCACGACTCGCCACACAAGTCGATTTCAAAATCAGGTGTGGTCACACTAGGTCCTTACCTTTGCTAACAGAGCTCAGTTTTTGCAGTGTTTTCTTTACGCGCTACGGCTGTACTGGGATTCTAGACGCGCACGACGGTCGCCACGGCGCGGTGCTTGAAGTAGCCACCACCCCACGAGCAGAGCCAAGGTCAGTGCAAGTGCGGGCCATGGGCTAAAGGACTCATAGAAGTTGAGCTTCCAGGAGTTTGCCACCAAGGTGTCGTAAACGCCCCAATGATCCCAGCCATATGCCAGTACCGTTGCGCCGATGACGTTTCCGGCAAAGGCAACCCACGCAACCAGCTGGCCCTCCATTGCGCGGTACAACATGCCGGTCTCGCAAGCGCCAGCCATGATGATGCCCAGCCCGAAGAGGAAGCCGCCGATCACGGTTCCCCATCCTGCCGGCTTCGTCAGCGGTTCCATTCCGGTTCCCAGTAAAACAAAGAAGGTCACGATGACGGCGGCGGCCAAGCCAATAATCAGCGAGTCTGCGAGCTTAGTCTTCTTGGTCACCCACAAGTCGCGGAAGGCCGCAGTAAAGCAGATCTGACCGCGCTGGATGAGGATTCCAAAAACCAAGCCAAAGACCACGGCTGCAGCCAACATGTTCTTGCCCGTCATGGAGTAGACGATGGTGACCACGACCATCACCGCGCACATCCCGATGGCAACAACGAGGTGGCGGATACGGCGGCGTCTTAAAGCATCAGCGTCACCGGCGTCCTTAGCCTGGGCCGGGCGCGGGCGCGTGGGACCACGCCACCAGTGTTGCTTGATCACCTGCACCCCGACCCAGGTACCTACCGCAGTCATCACGGTGAAAATCCACGCGTGCAGCGAGAACTGCGGAATGCCCGTGAACATCGCCGCGAGATTGCAACCGTAGGCCAAGCGCGCGCCAAATCCGGCGACGATGCCGCCCACCAAGGCTTGTGCCCACCGGCGCTTGAGCGGCGGAATGCGCCACCGGAAATCCCCTGCTGCCAGGGCCGCGATGAGCGAACCAAGCAGCATCGCAATGACGATCCAGCCATCAGTGCGCTCGAGTGGATTGCCCTGCATTTTGGTTACTTCTGCATAGTATTTCCAACCCTGAATATCAGCGCCGAAGGCCTCCACGACGTGGCCGCCAAGGCGCGTGAACTCGCCGGTGACTGCCCAAACAGTCCCGGTGATGAGGAAGTACAAACCAGACAGGCTGCCCAACACGGCAAAGACTGGTCCTGGGGCGAGTCCCACGCGGGTGCGATAAAAAGCGTCATAAGACTTCTTGTCATACGAGCGCAGACTACGAGAAGGGGTGGACATCCTTTTTCTTCTTTCACAATCCAAGGCGCGGCGTGTGTTTTACGTCTAGAAAGAGAATAGGCGGAGGCCACCGATTGAAAAGCATTAGGGTCCACGAGAAAAGCCCGCGCTTGCTAGAACTTCGTATTCTGGCAAGACGCGGGCTTGAGGGTTTCCGCGCAAATGCGCGAGAAGCAAGTGCGGCTTAGTGCTTGGAGGTGACCACCGAGTGGGCCAGGCCTTCTTGCGCACGCTTGCGCGCGGCGCGACGCTTTTGTGGTTCGATGGTGGTCGCAGGATCCTTGACCGCCTCGATACCCGCGTTGAGCACGCCGAAACGGGTGCAGGCAGAACCCGCCATGAGCGAAAGGCCCGAAAGCACGGAGAGGGTACGGGACTTCGTGGCCGCTGCCACAGCGGTGCCCACGCCACCAGCGGCGATGAGGTACTCGCTGGCCTTCATCAACTTGCCTGGGGTGCCGTTGTGCAAAGGAGCCACGGTCTCTGGTTCCATGTTTTCTTCCATGATCTTGGTCGCGGCCAAGTCACTAGCAGCGGCGGCCATGCCCAAGGCACGGGCTGGGCCGGCATGCTCGACTGGGGTGAACACCATGGCGCAGCCAGACGCGGCTGCCGACGCCGAAGAAACAAAGACATAGGCCAAGTGCTTCTTGGCGTCGTTCCACGTAGGGTTCGAGGTGTTGCCCAATAGCACTGCGGTGTAGCCCGCCAAAGGACCGCCCAATACACCGGCAAC
Coding sequences:
- the yedF gene encoding sulfurtransferase-like selenium metabolism protein YedF, encoding MTTPDFEIDLCGESCPYPVIHTLEALHGLKPGQILEVTTDCPQAYRNVPDDATAAGHELIGEPTREGARMTFVFRRGEKILGTHPTAEKSGWVSRLFKKKA
- the yedE gene encoding selenium metabolism membrane protein YedE/FdhT; amino-acid sequence: MSTPSRSLRSYDKKSYDAFYRTRVGLAPGPVFAVLGSLSGLYFLITGTVWAVTGEFTRLGGHVVEAFGADIQGWKYYAEVTKMQGNPLERTDGWIVIAMLLGSLIAALAAGDFRWRIPPLKRRWAQALVGGIVAGFGARLAYGCNLAAMFTGIPQFSLHAWIFTVMTAVGTWVGVQVIKQHWWRGPTRPRPAQAKDAGDADALRRRRIRHLVVAIGMCAVMVVVTIVYSMTGKNMLAAAVVFGLVFGILIQRGQICFTAAFRDLWVTKKTKLADSLIIGLAAAVIVTFFVLLGTGMEPLTKPAGWGTVIGGFLFGLGIIMAGACETGMLYRAMEGQLVAWVAFAGNVIGATVLAYGWDHWGVYDTLVANSWKLNFYESFSPWPALALTLALLVGWWLLQAPRRGDRRARLESQYSRSA